The proteins below come from a single Branchiostoma floridae strain S238N-H82 chromosome 5, Bfl_VNyyK, whole genome shotgun sequence genomic window:
- the LOC118415522 gene encoding uncharacterized protein LOC118415522 isoform X2, translated as MTDVEKDVGDANNNNKHEKIMEKALANGSPGSSPTVLSTMCYRLEHNDLPCDCKENFETMSQTQLLLLAEEEQKSEDAAMLQAWTGSAVTSPISKNHKEDRILQVDRDRDLCMSDVFKYLYLGRDEGKHNKNIPGWDMCKTAHREGIHFYQTYPKPSGKPSRCSSAPYSRSNDDNGSNKRTPRSAGTRDRRRVQSANVALSQRPGTPVQRRTYNERRPPSREALVLDTTSPIPYDFRYHQQSQQYVEQYREDYTYTRLRHAVAVRSARGNQRGGSRPLAWYTPNRTYSFNLDQDAVRLGNNISRPAPTSNLAEKKNNNLDSDEDTSWYHQYRLNQNFTSRQLPEVDTTNTSNHSNTGRPTTHSNTGRGTSHVSLILSRSQEALPAGSETYRLAQSSRPRSRSKSPHPRKKREARSMMKQTLGAGYYPAQMKCLPDRTSPSIPSRRQQERMNNNRPHQHQQVSDTKQSDDSKMSPVLIRGIRPPSMNRVTTPVQGKANS; from the exons ATGACAGACGTGGAGAAGGATGTCGgagatgccaacaacaacaacaaacacgaGAAAATCATGGAGAAAGCTCTGGCAAACGGTAGCCCTGGCTCCAGCCCGACCGTCCTCTCCACCATGTGCTACAGACTGGAACACAATGACTTACCGTGTGACTGTAAGGAGAACTTTGAGACCATGTCTCAGACACAGCTGCTGCTATTGGCTGAGGAGGAGCAGAAGAGTGAGGATGCTGCCATGTTGCAGGCATGGACGGGGAGTGCAGTCACCAGTCCCATCAGTAAAAA CCATAAAGAAGACAGAATACTGCAGgtagacagagacagagacctGTGTATGTCAGACGTCTTCAAGTACCTGTACCTTGGGAGGGACGAGGGAAAGCATAACAAG AACATTCCAGGCTGGGACATGTGCAAGACCGCCCACAGGGAGGGGATCCACTTCTACCAGACCTACCCCAAACCCAGCGGAAAGCCGTCACggtgcagcagcgccccctactCCAGAAGTAATGATGACAACGGCAGCAATAAGAGGACTCCACGCAGTGCAGGGACACGAGACAG GAGAAGAGTGCAGTCTGCTAATGTGGCTCTGTCACAACGGCCTGGGACGCCTGTGCAACGTCGTACTTACAA TGAGAGAAGACCTCCATCCAGGGAGGCTTTGGTGCTGGACACGACCTCCCCCATCCCCTATGACTTCAGGTATCACCAGCAGTCACAGCAGTATGTGGAACAGTACAG AGAGGATTATACCTACACGAGATTGAGACATGCAGTTGCCGTCCGATCTGCTAGAGGGAACCAGCGAGGCGGCAGCAGACCCCTGGCCTGGTACACCCCCAACAGAACCTACTCCTTCAACCTGGACCAAGATGCAGTCAGACTGGGCAACAACATCAGCAGGCCAGCACCGACCAGCAACTTGGCAgagaagaaaaataacaatttg GACTCTGATGAAGATACATCATGGTACCATCAGTACAGACTGAATCAGAACTTTACCTCCAGACAGCTCCCTGAGGTGGACACCACAAACACCAGCAATCATTCAAACACAGGGAGACCAACCACTCATTCAAACACAGGGAGAGGAACCAGTCATGTTTCCTTGATACTG AGCCGAAGCCAAGAAGCCCTCCCAGCAGGCTCTGAGACATACAGACTAGCCCAGTCCAGTCGGCCGAGAAGCCGCAGTAAGAGTCCCCACCCCAGGAAGAAGCGCGAGGCCCGCAGTATGATGAAACAGACTCTAGGTGCGGGTTACTACCCAGCACAGATGAAGTGTCTACCTGACCGCACCTCCCCGTCCATACCCAGCCGCAGACAGCAGGAGAGGATGAACAACAACCGTCCTCAtcaacatcagcaggtgtcaGATACCAAACAGtcag ATGACTCCAAGATGAGTCCAGTACTGATCCGAGGAATCCGTCCACCCAGCATGAACCGCGTCACCACACCTGTCCAGGGAAAGGCCAACAGCTAG
- the LOC118415522 gene encoding uncharacterized protein LOC118415522 isoform X1: MTDVEKDVGDANNNNKHEKIMEKALANGSPGSSPTVLSTMCYRLEHNDLPCDCKENFETMSQTQLLLLAEEEQKSEDAAMLQAWTGSAVTSPISKNSHKEDRILQVDRDRDLCMSDVFKYLYLGRDEGKHNKNIPGWDMCKTAHREGIHFYQTYPKPSGKPSRCSSAPYSRSNDDNGSNKRTPRSAGTRDRRRVQSANVALSQRPGTPVQRRTYNERRPPSREALVLDTTSPIPYDFRYHQQSQQYVEQYREDYTYTRLRHAVAVRSARGNQRGGSRPLAWYTPNRTYSFNLDQDAVRLGNNISRPAPTSNLAEKKNNNLDSDEDTSWYHQYRLNQNFTSRQLPEVDTTNTSNHSNTGRPTTHSNTGRGTSHVSLILSRSQEALPAGSETYRLAQSSRPRSRSKSPHPRKKREARSMMKQTLGAGYYPAQMKCLPDRTSPSIPSRRQQERMNNNRPHQHQQVSDTKQSDDSKMSPVLIRGIRPPSMNRVTTPVQGKANS; this comes from the exons ATGACAGACGTGGAGAAGGATGTCGgagatgccaacaacaacaacaaacacgaGAAAATCATGGAGAAAGCTCTGGCAAACGGTAGCCCTGGCTCCAGCCCGACCGTCCTCTCCACCATGTGCTACAGACTGGAACACAATGACTTACCGTGTGACTGTAAGGAGAACTTTGAGACCATGTCTCAGACACAGCTGCTGCTATTGGCTGAGGAGGAGCAGAAGAGTGAGGATGCTGCCATGTTGCAGGCATGGACGGGGAGTGCAGTCACCAGTCCCATCAGTAAAAA TAGCCATAAAGAAGACAGAATACTGCAGgtagacagagacagagacctGTGTATGTCAGACGTCTTCAAGTACCTGTACCTTGGGAGGGACGAGGGAAAGCATAACAAG AACATTCCAGGCTGGGACATGTGCAAGACCGCCCACAGGGAGGGGATCCACTTCTACCAGACCTACCCCAAACCCAGCGGAAAGCCGTCACggtgcagcagcgccccctactCCAGAAGTAATGATGACAACGGCAGCAATAAGAGGACTCCACGCAGTGCAGGGACACGAGACAG GAGAAGAGTGCAGTCTGCTAATGTGGCTCTGTCACAACGGCCTGGGACGCCTGTGCAACGTCGTACTTACAA TGAGAGAAGACCTCCATCCAGGGAGGCTTTGGTGCTGGACACGACCTCCCCCATCCCCTATGACTTCAGGTATCACCAGCAGTCACAGCAGTATGTGGAACAGTACAG AGAGGATTATACCTACACGAGATTGAGACATGCAGTTGCCGTCCGATCTGCTAGAGGGAACCAGCGAGGCGGCAGCAGACCCCTGGCCTGGTACACCCCCAACAGAACCTACTCCTTCAACCTGGACCAAGATGCAGTCAGACTGGGCAACAACATCAGCAGGCCAGCACCGACCAGCAACTTGGCAgagaagaaaaataacaatttg GACTCTGATGAAGATACATCATGGTACCATCAGTACAGACTGAATCAGAACTTTACCTCCAGACAGCTCCCTGAGGTGGACACCACAAACACCAGCAATCATTCAAACACAGGGAGACCAACCACTCATTCAAACACAGGGAGAGGAACCAGTCATGTTTCCTTGATACTG AGCCGAAGCCAAGAAGCCCTCCCAGCAGGCTCTGAGACATACAGACTAGCCCAGTCCAGTCGGCCGAGAAGCCGCAGTAAGAGTCCCCACCCCAGGAAGAAGCGCGAGGCCCGCAGTATGATGAAACAGACTCTAGGTGCGGGTTACTACCCAGCACAGATGAAGTGTCTACCTGACCGCACCTCCCCGTCCATACCCAGCCGCAGACAGCAGGAGAGGATGAACAACAACCGTCCTCAtcaacatcagcaggtgtcaGATACCAAACAGtcag ATGACTCCAAGATGAGTCCAGTACTGATCCGAGGAATCCGTCCACCCAGCATGAACCGCGTCACCACACCTGTCCAGGGAAAGGCCAACAGCTAG
- the LOC118415522 gene encoding uncharacterized protein LOC118415522 isoform X3 produces the protein MTDVEKDVGDANNNNKHEKIMEKALANGSPGSSPTVLSTMCYRLEHNDLPCDCKENFETMSQTQLLLLAEEEQKSEDAAMLQAWTGSAVTSPISKNSHKEDRILQVDRDRDLCMSDVFKYLYLGRDEGKHNKNIPGWDMCKTAHREGIHFYQTYPKPSGKPSRCSSAPYSRSNDDNGSNKRTPRSAGTRDSERRPPSREALVLDTTSPIPYDFRYHQQSQQYVEQYREDYTYTRLRHAVAVRSARGNQRGGSRPLAWYTPNRTYSFNLDQDAVRLGNNISRPAPTSNLAEKKNNNLDSDEDTSWYHQYRLNQNFTSRQLPEVDTTNTSNHSNTGRPTTHSNTGRGTSHVSLILSRSQEALPAGSETYRLAQSSRPRSRSKSPHPRKKREARSMMKQTLGAGYYPAQMKCLPDRTSPSIPSRRQQERMNNNRPHQHQQVSDTKQSDDSKMSPVLIRGIRPPSMNRVTTPVQGKANS, from the exons ATGACAGACGTGGAGAAGGATGTCGgagatgccaacaacaacaacaaacacgaGAAAATCATGGAGAAAGCTCTGGCAAACGGTAGCCCTGGCTCCAGCCCGACCGTCCTCTCCACCATGTGCTACAGACTGGAACACAATGACTTACCGTGTGACTGTAAGGAGAACTTTGAGACCATGTCTCAGACACAGCTGCTGCTATTGGCTGAGGAGGAGCAGAAGAGTGAGGATGCTGCCATGTTGCAGGCATGGACGGGGAGTGCAGTCACCAGTCCCATCAGTAAAAA TAGCCATAAAGAAGACAGAATACTGCAGgtagacagagacagagacctGTGTATGTCAGACGTCTTCAAGTACCTGTACCTTGGGAGGGACGAGGGAAAGCATAACAAG AACATTCCAGGCTGGGACATGTGCAAGACCGCCCACAGGGAGGGGATCCACTTCTACCAGACCTACCCCAAACCCAGCGGAAAGCCGTCACggtgcagcagcgccccctactCCAGAAGTAATGATGACAACGGCAGCAATAAGAGGACTCCACGCAGTGCAGGGACACGAGACAG TGAGAGAAGACCTCCATCCAGGGAGGCTTTGGTGCTGGACACGACCTCCCCCATCCCCTATGACTTCAGGTATCACCAGCAGTCACAGCAGTATGTGGAACAGTACAG AGAGGATTATACCTACACGAGATTGAGACATGCAGTTGCCGTCCGATCTGCTAGAGGGAACCAGCGAGGCGGCAGCAGACCCCTGGCCTGGTACACCCCCAACAGAACCTACTCCTTCAACCTGGACCAAGATGCAGTCAGACTGGGCAACAACATCAGCAGGCCAGCACCGACCAGCAACTTGGCAgagaagaaaaataacaatttg GACTCTGATGAAGATACATCATGGTACCATCAGTACAGACTGAATCAGAACTTTACCTCCAGACAGCTCCCTGAGGTGGACACCACAAACACCAGCAATCATTCAAACACAGGGAGACCAACCACTCATTCAAACACAGGGAGAGGAACCAGTCATGTTTCCTTGATACTG AGCCGAAGCCAAGAAGCCCTCCCAGCAGGCTCTGAGACATACAGACTAGCCCAGTCCAGTCGGCCGAGAAGCCGCAGTAAGAGTCCCCACCCCAGGAAGAAGCGCGAGGCCCGCAGTATGATGAAACAGACTCTAGGTGCGGGTTACTACCCAGCACAGATGAAGTGTCTACCTGACCGCACCTCCCCGTCCATACCCAGCCGCAGACAGCAGGAGAGGATGAACAACAACCGTCCTCAtcaacatcagcaggtgtcaGATACCAAACAGtcag ATGACTCCAAGATGAGTCCAGTACTGATCCGAGGAATCCGTCCACCCAGCATGAACCGCGTCACCACACCTGTCCAGGGAAAGGCCAACAGCTAG
- the LOC118415522 gene encoding uncharacterized protein LOC118415522 isoform X4 has product MTDVEKDVGDANNNNKHEKIMEKALANGSPGSSPTVLSTMCYRLEHNDLPCDCKENFETMSQTQLLLLAEEEQKSEDAAMLQAWTGSAVTSPISKNSHKEDRILQVDRDRDLCMSDVFKYLYLGRDEGKHNKNIPGWDMCKTAHREGIHFYQTYPKPSGKPSRCSSAPYSRSNDDNGSNKRTPRSAGTRDRRRVQSANVALSQRPGTPVQRRTYNERRPPSREALVLDTTSPIPYDFRYHQQSQQYVEQYREDYTYTRLRHAVAVRSARGNQRGGSRPLAWYTPNRTYSFNLDQDAVRLGNNISRPAPTSNLAEKKNNNLSRSQEALPAGSETYRLAQSSRPRSRSKSPHPRKKREARSMMKQTLGAGYYPAQMKCLPDRTSPSIPSRRQQERMNNNRPHQHQQVSDTKQSDDSKMSPVLIRGIRPPSMNRVTTPVQGKANS; this is encoded by the exons ATGACAGACGTGGAGAAGGATGTCGgagatgccaacaacaacaacaaacacgaGAAAATCATGGAGAAAGCTCTGGCAAACGGTAGCCCTGGCTCCAGCCCGACCGTCCTCTCCACCATGTGCTACAGACTGGAACACAATGACTTACCGTGTGACTGTAAGGAGAACTTTGAGACCATGTCTCAGACACAGCTGCTGCTATTGGCTGAGGAGGAGCAGAAGAGTGAGGATGCTGCCATGTTGCAGGCATGGACGGGGAGTGCAGTCACCAGTCCCATCAGTAAAAA TAGCCATAAAGAAGACAGAATACTGCAGgtagacagagacagagacctGTGTATGTCAGACGTCTTCAAGTACCTGTACCTTGGGAGGGACGAGGGAAAGCATAACAAG AACATTCCAGGCTGGGACATGTGCAAGACCGCCCACAGGGAGGGGATCCACTTCTACCAGACCTACCCCAAACCCAGCGGAAAGCCGTCACggtgcagcagcgccccctactCCAGAAGTAATGATGACAACGGCAGCAATAAGAGGACTCCACGCAGTGCAGGGACACGAGACAG GAGAAGAGTGCAGTCTGCTAATGTGGCTCTGTCACAACGGCCTGGGACGCCTGTGCAACGTCGTACTTACAA TGAGAGAAGACCTCCATCCAGGGAGGCTTTGGTGCTGGACACGACCTCCCCCATCCCCTATGACTTCAGGTATCACCAGCAGTCACAGCAGTATGTGGAACAGTACAG AGAGGATTATACCTACACGAGATTGAGACATGCAGTTGCCGTCCGATCTGCTAGAGGGAACCAGCGAGGCGGCAGCAGACCCCTGGCCTGGTACACCCCCAACAGAACCTACTCCTTCAACCTGGACCAAGATGCAGTCAGACTGGGCAACAACATCAGCAGGCCAGCACCGACCAGCAACTTGGCAgagaagaaaaataacaatttg AGCCGAAGCCAAGAAGCCCTCCCAGCAGGCTCTGAGACATACAGACTAGCCCAGTCCAGTCGGCCGAGAAGCCGCAGTAAGAGTCCCCACCCCAGGAAGAAGCGCGAGGCCCGCAGTATGATGAAACAGACTCTAGGTGCGGGTTACTACCCAGCACAGATGAAGTGTCTACCTGACCGCACCTCCCCGTCCATACCCAGCCGCAGACAGCAGGAGAGGATGAACAACAACCGTCCTCAtcaacatcagcaggtgtcaGATACCAAACAGtcag ATGACTCCAAGATGAGTCCAGTACTGATCCGAGGAATCCGTCCACCCAGCATGAACCGCGTCACCACACCTGTCCAGGGAAAGGCCAACAGCTAG
- the LOC118415517 gene encoding uncharacterized protein LOC118415517 — MALTTRKLRLWKDVQVDIEKKLKSWNSQRNADNVTIPYGLQLEHNLSHPNPVRCMASQRILTGDIFVTNQGVGVTNQLYLWNIDADTNGAELKKYPVTPAMTLMKCIPKVHALVGYCSSDMTINIFTDMLHGFKQLSMSPMPTTVLSMAFLDDTDELVLGTVGSLLTFRLGMFDIRAKLVPSKPFITELTRDQWVLNLQVDRRTRQLIAMCDDGVFFINYSSRMQERFLPNWHQADLSCCIAYRPKEYFITAATDGTMKVWNSIVFSQVHEFMGHYGHITGLALHPRYPLLVSGSRDGSIRVWRLDTLEQTYRLDIGGDILEMSMLGSGTIFYRTKHQIKVWYLNQFHSTFSHVYCSVNKLVHINWAGLPSRVLVTGEDGSVRILSAVSGVVLNIIYPMATYQVLDNLVYDPSANRIFAVLKDGKVLVYDTSTNPCMPQQLLCPGSDDEQVLSAALIKLELALGQEETTAGKAVVFAGHKNGQLSLLQAPNQLKMCNIQAHSGQVIFLYSSHGKPDNGILGSVSRLVSCGTDKCVHIWGICVEEDTIRLVCLSTVQCKVTPMLISMVGNILALVTIDGVLSMYRTYTKEERTLEKTTYMPVSACAVPLTHHIEDDHKKGVTALCCSRTLGLFATTGKDACVKIWNTENKLVKELVLDNTLQGVCFANDRGDLLIGYQSHVSYVPLLNYLPKPYLEELVATNVLDEQLEEPVPYDPSLQLLFTMDSIPLFSLDLKARREIEPEASLSIPLAQVSELEMPTQLSTKTSSFLSVKLSSHLRHGESARTLASKTSQVATSPFRLCPPLEPIGAIPSSVHKEDEGVVAEEEVSPTVTVPVESKSDQFTEKDRKTEQGKEEEEEDPLLKRKPIIAPDGYIPNSVIRFIIGYKPPPERPIQEEWNLKAAPSGELPSVEEEEEEAEDEEGRLIDWSSSPELDLRDDDERWKLPSPVRFGEKKKKSQEQKPSPKLDYTFRKVTFEPLPGDESPSGKKAKKAKEKKEWEGPTLLQNIVNYSWFPRDKLTDQELTVENVMAVLLVLLQDTSDIDRHKKVCQAITDIYKELGLSAELLDTVVKILLGQLGKRNAIVRRNSVRALGELGLDRKVVLMALISALTDYDKGVQKEAIDAIATVAGVKTKQDLAQVLQRIGVLKGPFKNMDRQNLKELEERIGKKGQGHTLQGSLSDEMNARIAMWNERIDQRHAFPPLETDFLDFIDKEDQLDQKKEKQGTRGAPRLAGKLKGRGPPSSKGSHKTTMSFKRHAKSRPKRPPPKITAKRQSRVKGDLASGKKWTMLHHNQAIRKMLIAKDLEESSSPVRLAKGTVTTQDQTRYVPEVPCSSRSESATDSTSHVAKVTSLETKEGHKDLSDADTTSTTHKLLVKEAIDDKSACQDDDTALGTDDAMSTAPTDDVASTAPTLEELELRLRRNFTDDYAATESSYDDSGLGQMSDTSSYIDGFRVRKPMQTHYFPPIKSGIPFELRSDSDKSFPPYEEEGEEEETEKWRQLFNRPSAQRRKRLYEERAKKLSGQPAKQSALPPIVYMKDMKQLTKGDLGQRLLLSVATHFAPEARKKLEGRDQHRITSLPHKLSSHTDTESYGCSNFGTLNMLWTTMAPQGPEKPVLYPHNSTFIPTKDGTYSQRQRKKPFRVPLPSLEMLTRVQAIQESGLLREKSLKKTFSRSYPSSTTPYGWSTPLPPARKLHSTLRKLDLSEVDLSVKPTGKERCVVHKQGHRCKVCKGYYSSPELAGRPESEEDPPTSAAPPPSRAEMCKGISLPILA, encoded by the exons CTGGAGCACAACCTGTCCCACCCCAACCCTGTACGATGTATGGCCTCCCAGCGCATCCTGACAGGCGACATCTTTGTGACCAATCAGGGCGTTGGTGTCACAAACCAGCTGTACTTGTGGAACATTGACGCAGACACCAATGGTGCTGAACTAAAGAA ATACCCAGTGACCCCAGCCATGACCCTGATGAAGTGTATCCCTAAGGTCCATGCACTGGTGGGCTACTGCTCAAGCGACATGACCATCAACATCTTCACTGACATGCTGCATGGCTTCAAACAG TTGTCCATGAGCCCCATGCCAACTACAGTCTTGTCGATGGCCTTCCTTGATGACACTGATGAACTGGTGTTGGGGACGGTTGGATCATTGCTCACCTTCAGGCTGGGCATGTTTGACATCAGGGCAAAACTGGTTCCATCAAAGCCCTTTATCACAGAGCTAACAAGAGATCAG TGGGTTCTGAACCTACAGGTGGACAGAAGGACACGACAGCTGATAGCGATGTGCGATGATGGGGTTTTCTTCATCAACTACAGCAGCCGCATGCAGGAGCGCTTCCTGCCCAACTGGCACCAGGCTGACCTCAGCTGCTGTATCGCCTACAGACCCAAGGAGTACTTCATCACAGCGGCTACAGATGGGACCATGAAG GTTTGGAACTCCATTGTGTTCAGCCAGGTGCATGAGTTTATGGGCCACTACGGACACATCACTGGGCTGGCCTTGCACCCCCGCTACCCTCTACTGGTCTCTGGGTCCAGGGATGGGTCCATCAGGGTCTGGAGGCTGGACACTCTGGAACAG aCCTATCGCCTGGACATAGGGGGTGACATCTTAGAGATGAGTATGTTAGGATCAGGAACTATCTTCTACAGGACCAAACATCAGATCAAG GTGTGGTATCTGAACCAGTTCCACTCTACCTTCAGCCATGTGTACTGCAGTGTCAACAAGCTCGTACACATTAACTGGGCAGGACTGCCATCACGGGTGCTTGTGACAGGAGAG GATGGCAGTGTCCGTATCCTGTCAGCCGTTTCTGGAGTGGTGTTGAACATCATCTATCCCATGGCCACCTACCAAGTTCTGGATAACCTGGTGTATGACCCCAGTGCCAACAGAATCTTTGCAGTGCTAAAAGATGGAAAGG TTCTTGTGTATGATACCTCCACCAACCCCTGTATGCCTCAACAGCTGCTCTGCCCAGGGAGTGATGATGAACAG GTCCTGAGTGCTGCCCTGATAAAGCTGGAGCTGGCACTTGGTCAGGAAGAAACTACAGCAGGGAAGGCAGTAGTATTTGCAGGCCACAAGAATGGACAACTTTCCCTGCTACAGGCCCCTAACCAACTCAAGATGTGTAACATCCAGGCACACAGTG GCCAGGTGATATTCCTATACTCGTCACATGGGAAGCCAGATAATGGTATCCTTGGCTCTGTGTCCCGCCTGGTGTCCTGTGGGACAGACAAATGCGTACACATCTGGGGGATATGTGTGGAGGAGGACACCATCAGGCTGGTGTGTCTGTCAACTGTGCAGTGCAAAGTCACACCCATGCTAATCTCCATGGTGGGAAACATCCTGGCCTTGGTGACCATAGATGGTGTACTCTCCATGTATAGAACATACACAAAGGAAGAAAGGACCCTAGAGAAGACAACTTATATGCCAG TATCCGCTTGTGCAGTCCCACTCACACACCACATAGAAGATGACCATAAGAAAGGGGTCACTGCTCTCTGCTGCTCAAGGACTCTTGGCCTGTTTGCAACTACTGGGAAGGATGCTTGTGTCAAAATCTGGAACACAGAAAACAAGTTGGTCAAAGAACTTGTCCTGGATAACACTCTACAAGGAGTGTGCTTTGCAAATGACAGAGGAGACCTTCTCATTGGCTACCAAAGTCATGTTAGCTATGTGCCATTATTGAACTACCTTCCAAAACCGTACCTGGAGGAACTTGTTGCAACCAACGTGTTGGATGAACAGTTGGAGGAACCTGTGCCATATGACCCTTCCCTGCAACTATTGTTCACTATGGATTCTATCCCTCTTTTCTCCTTAGACTTGAAGGCAAGGAGGGAGATAGAGCCGGAAGCCTCCCTTTCTATACCTCTAGCCCAAGTGTCAGAACTGGAAATGCCTACACAATTGTCTACAAAAACCTCATCCTTCCTTTCAGTCAAGCTTTCCTCCCATCTCAGGCATGGGGAAAGTGCAAGAACACTAGCTTCTAAAACTTCACAAGTGGCAACATCACCATTTAGACTTTGTCCTCCATTGGAGCCAATAGGAGCAATCCCTTCAAGTGTACACAAGGAAGATGAAGGAGTGGTTGCTGAAGAAGAAGTCAGTCCTACTGTAACAGTGCCTGTAGAGAGTAAATCAGACCAGTTCACTGAaaaggacagaaagacagagcaggggaaagaagaagaagaggaggaccCACTCTTGAAGCGCAAACCTATCATAGCTCCTGATGGATACATCCCCAACTCTGTCATCCGGTTTATCATTGGTTACAAACCACCCCCAGAGAGACCTATTCAGGAAGAGTGGAACCTGAAGGCTGCTCCTTCAGGAGAATTACCATCtgtggaggaagaggaggaggaagctGAGGATGAGGAGGGGCGCCTGATAGATTGGAGCAGCTCACCAGAGTTAGACCtcagagatgatgatgagaggtGGAAGCTTCCATCTCCTGTCCGGTTtggtgaaaagaaaaagaagtctCAAGAGCAGAAGCCAAGTCCCAAATTAGACTACACGTTCAGGAAAGTTACTTTTGAGCCTCTTCCTGGAGATGAATCACCCAGTGGCAAAAAGGCAAAGAAAGCAAAGGAGAAGAAAGAGTGGGAAGGCCCTACCTTACTTCAAAATATCGTCAACTACAGTTGGTTTCCTCGTGACAAGCTAACTGACCAAGAGCTGACTGTGGAAAATGTCATGGCTGTTCTTCTGGTTTTGTTGCAGGACACAAGTGATATAGATAGGCACAAGAAAGTCTGCCAAGCAATCACAGATATATACAAAGAACTTGGACTTAGTGCAGAATTGCTGGACACTGTTGTCAAGATTCTGCTTGGCCAACTTGGCAAGAGGAATGCTATCGTTAGAAGGAATTCAGTGAGAGCACTTGGTGAATTGGGGCTTGACAGAAAGGTTGTCCTTATGGCTCTTATATCTGCTCTTACAGACTATGACAAGGGTGTGCAAAAGGAGGCTATCGATGCCATAGCAACAGTTGCTGGAGTCAAAACCAAACAAGACCTCGCTCAAGTACTGCAGAGGATTGGTGTGCTCAAGGGGCCATTCAAGAACATGGACAGGCAGAATCTGAAAGAGTTGGAGGAAAGGATTGGAAAGAAAGGTCAAGGTCACACCCTGCAGGGTAGCTTGTCTGATGAGATGAATGCAAGAATAGCCATGTGGAATGAAAGGATTGACCAGAGACATGCATTCCCACCACTTGAGACAGATTTCTTGGACTTCATAGATAAAGAAGACCAGCTTGaccagaagaaagaaaaacaggGGACAAGAGGGGCACCTCGGCTTGCAGGGAAACTGAAAGGAAGGGGTCCTCCTAGTTCAAAGGGTAGTCATAAAACTACTATGTCCTTCAAAAGGCATGCCAAATCACGTCCAAAACGTCCTCCACCAAAGATCACTGCCAAACGTCAATCACGTGTTAAGGGAGATCTGGCTAGTGGTAAGAAGTGGACAATGTTGCACCATAATCAGGCCATCAGAAAAATGCTGATAGCCAAGGATCTTGAAGAAAGTAGTAGCCCAGTTAGGTTGGCAAAGGGGACAGTGACAACACAAGACCAAACCAGATATGTGCCTGAAGTTCCATGCAGTAGCAGAAGTGAGAGTGCAACAGACAGTACCAGTCATGTAGCTAAAGTCACAAGCTTGGAAACCAAAGAAGGACACAAGGACTTGTCAGATGCAGATACAACCTCCACAACCCACAAGTTGCTTGTAAAAGAGGCTATTGACGACAAATCTGCATGCCAAGATGATGATACGGCATTGGGTACTGATGATGCAATGTCAACAGCCCCAACTGACGATGTTGCATCAACAGCCCCAACACTGGAGGAACTGGAACTCCGACTTAGAAGGAATTTCACAGATGACTATGCTGCAACTGAATCCAGCTATGATGACTCTGGATTGGGCCAGATGTCTGATACATCCAGTTACATAGAtg GTTTCAGGGTTCGGAAGCCAATGCAGACACATTACTTTCCACCTATCAAATCTGGCATACCATTTGAACTTAGGAGTGACAGCGACAAATCGTTTCCTCCATATGAAGAAgagggagaagaagaggagactGAAAAATGGCGACAGCTCTTCAACAGACCATCAGCACAGAGACGCAAACGCCTGTATGAAGAACGTGCCAAGAAGTTGAGCGGACAACCAGCAAAGCAGAGTGCTCTCCCACCAATCGTCTATATGAAGGACATGAAACAATTGACAAAGGGTGACTTGGGGCAGCGACTTCTCCTCAGTGTAGCAACTCATTTTGCACCAGAGGCGAGGAAGAAGCTGGAGGGAAGGGATCAACATAGGATCACCAGTCTTCCACATAAGCTGAGttcacatacagacacagagAGTTATGGCTGTTCAAACTTTGGGACACTAAACATGCTTTGGACCACAATGGCACCACAAGGTCCAGAGAAAcccgtcctgtatccacacaaCTCAACTTTTATACCGACCAAAGATGGCACATACAGCCAAAGACAACGTAAAAAGCCATTCCGTGTGCCATTGCCATCTCTTGAGATGCTAACACGAGTTCAGGCCATCCAGGAAAGTGGATTACTTAGAGAGAAGAGTTTGAAAAAGACCTTCAGCAGATCTTACCCCTCTAGTACTACCCCTTACGGTTGGTCTACCCCTCTCCCGCCTGCAAGGAAGCTGCACAGCACACTCAGGAAGCTCGATTTGTCGGAGGTGGACCTAAGTGTCAAACCAACAGGTAAAGAGAGATGTGTGGTCCACAAGCAGGGGCACAGATGTAAAGTGTGTAAAGGGTACTACTCTTCACCAGAACTTGCAGGAAGACCAGAATCTGAGGAAGACCCTCCCACCAGTGCTGCTCCTCCACCATCCAGGGCAGAGATGTGCAAAGGGATTTCTTTGCCTATCCTTGCATAG